From Streptomyces sp. 6-11-2, one genomic window encodes:
- a CDS encoding response regulator transcription factor gives MTRVLLAEDDASISEPLARALRREGYEVEVREDGPAALDAGMQGGVDLVVLDLGLPGMDGLEVARRLRSDGHTVPILILTARADEVDTVVGLDAGADDYVTKPFRLAELLARVRALLRRGAAEPQQPPATHGVRIDVESHRAWMGDEELQLTAKEFDLLRVLVRDAGRVVTRDQLMREVWDTTWWSSTKTLDMHISWLRKKLGDDAANPRYIATVRGVGFRFEKS, from the coding sequence ATGACCCGTGTACTGCTCGCCGAGGACGACGCGTCCATCTCGGAGCCGCTGGCCCGCGCACTGCGCAGGGAAGGTTACGAGGTCGAGGTGCGTGAGGACGGACCCGCCGCGCTCGACGCCGGAATGCAGGGCGGTGTCGACCTGGTCGTGCTGGACCTCGGGCTGCCCGGCATGGACGGCCTGGAGGTCGCCCGCCGGCTGCGCTCCGACGGCCACACGGTGCCCATTCTGATCCTGACCGCGCGCGCCGACGAGGTGGACACCGTCGTCGGCCTCGACGCGGGCGCCGACGACTACGTCACCAAGCCCTTCCGGCTCGCCGAACTGCTCGCCCGCGTCCGGGCCCTGCTGCGGCGCGGCGCCGCCGAGCCGCAGCAGCCGCCCGCCACGCACGGCGTGCGCATCGACGTCGAGTCCCACCGCGCGTGGATGGGCGACGAGGAGCTCCAGCTCACCGCCAAGGAGTTCGACCTGCTCCGGGTGCTCGTGCGGGACGCGGGCCGGGTCGTCACCCGCGACCAGCTGATGCGCGAGGTCTGGGACACCACCTGGTGGTCGTCCACCAAGACCCTCGACATGCACATCTCCTGGCTGCGCAAGAAGCTCGGCGACGACGCGGCGAACCCCCGGTACATCGCGACCGTGCGCGGCGTGGGCTTCCGATTCGAGAAGAGCTGA
- a CDS encoding dipeptidase, with protein MSSLNEARDLLREFPVVDGHNDLPWALREQVRYDLDARDIATPQNAHLHTDLPRLREGGVGAQFWSVYVRADLPDPVPATLEQIDCVRQLLDRHPADLAPALTAADMEAARADGRIASLMGAEGGHSIADSLGTLRGLYALGVRYMTLTHNDNVAWADSATDEPGVGGLSAFGREVVREMNRLGMLVDLSHVAATTMRDALDTTSAPVIFSHSSARAVCDHPRNIPDDVLERLPANGGIAMVTFVPKFVLQAAVDWTSAADENMRAHDFHHLDTTAEAMKVHRAFEEANPRPVATVATVADHLDHMREVAGIDHLGIGGDYDGTAFTPDGLGDVSGYPNLIAELLDRGWSRTDLAKLTWQNAVRVLGAAEDVARDLRATRAPSNATIAELDG; from the coding sequence GTGTCCTCGCTGAACGAAGCCCGGGACCTGCTGCGCGAGTTCCCGGTGGTCGACGGCCACAACGACCTGCCCTGGGCGCTGCGCGAGCAGGTCCGTTACGACCTCGACGCCCGTGACATCGCCACCCCCCAGAACGCCCACCTGCACACCGACCTGCCGCGTCTGCGCGAGGGCGGCGTCGGTGCCCAGTTCTGGTCGGTCTACGTCCGCGCGGACCTGCCCGACCCGGTGCCGGCGACGCTGGAGCAGATCGACTGCGTACGGCAGCTGCTCGACCGCCACCCGGCCGACCTGGCCCCCGCCCTGACCGCCGCCGACATGGAGGCGGCGCGCGCCGACGGCCGGATCGCCTCCCTCATGGGCGCCGAGGGCGGCCACTCCATCGCCGACTCCCTCGGCACCCTGCGCGGGTTGTACGCGCTCGGCGTGCGCTACATGACGCTCACCCACAACGACAACGTGGCCTGGGCGGACTCGGCGACGGACGAGCCGGGCGTGGGCGGCCTGTCGGCCTTCGGCCGCGAGGTGGTCCGGGAGATGAACCGGCTCGGCATGCTGGTCGACCTCTCCCACGTGGCCGCGACGACCATGCGGGACGCGCTCGACACCACGAGCGCACCGGTGATCTTCTCGCACTCCTCCGCGCGGGCCGTGTGCGACCACCCCCGCAACATCCCGGACGACGTGCTGGAGCGGCTGCCCGCCAACGGCGGGATCGCGATGGTGACGTTCGTGCCGAAGTTCGTGCTCCAGGCGGCCGTGGACTGGACGTCCGCCGCCGACGAGAACATGCGCGCGCACGACTTCCACCACCTCGACACCACGGCCGAGGCGATGAAGGTCCACCGTGCCTTCGAGGAGGCGAACCCGCGCCCGGTCGCCACGGTCGCGACGGTGGCCGACCACCTCGACCACATGCGCGAGGTCGCCGGCATCGACCACCTGGGCATCGGAGGCGACTACGACGGCACGGCCTTCACTCCCGACGGCCTGGGCGACGTCTCCGGCTATCCGAACCTGATCGCGGAACTGCTGGACCGCGGCTGGTCCAGGACCGACCTGGCCAAGCTCACCTGGCAGAACGCGGTCCGCGTCCTGGGCGCCGCGGAGGACGTCGCCCGCGACCTGCGGGCCACCCGGGCGCCGTCGAACGCGACGATCGCCGAACTGGACGGATGA
- a CDS encoding ATP-binding protein has product MSTTRPYSPGDRGPEPSGASGTSEGDAPTGAVPTGGATAVPAAPSGSRQIRRLSFDGESGVVPLARDFTRQALYAWGWLPAATADQRAAAEDVLLVVSELVTNACLHAEGPDQLEITCDNKVIRIEVSDRGTGQPAPRTPHRAGRPGGHGMFIVQRLCLDWGVVRAPGAPGKRVWAELGAPA; this is encoded by the coding sequence ATGAGCACCACCCGGCCTTACTCGCCGGGCGACCGCGGCCCGGAGCCCAGCGGCGCTTCCGGGACGTCCGAGGGGGACGCGCCGACGGGCGCGGTACCCACAGGGGGTGCGACGGCCGTGCCGGCGGCCCCCTCCGGGAGTCGCCAGATCCGCAGGCTGAGCTTCGACGGCGAGAGCGGCGTCGTGCCGCTCGCCCGCGACTTCACCCGCCAGGCGCTGTACGCGTGGGGCTGGCTGCCCGCCGCGACCGCCGACCAGCGGGCCGCCGCCGAGGACGTACTCCTCGTCGTCTCCGAACTGGTCACCAACGCCTGCCTGCACGCCGAGGGCCCCGACCAGCTGGAGATCACCTGCGACAACAAGGTGATCCGCATCGAGGTCTCCGACCGCGGCACCGGCCAGCCCGCCCCGCGCACCCCGCACCGCGCCGGCCGCCCCGGTGGCCACGGCATGTTCATCGTCCAGCGGCTGTGCCTGGACTGGGGTGTCGTGCGCGCCCCCGGCGCCCCCGGCAAGAGAGTGTGGGCCGAGCTGGGGGCACCCGCCTGA
- a CDS encoding peptide MFS transporter, which yields MASSLTKDSVHPGTPGSEKTFFGHPRGLATLFMTEMWERFSFYGMRALLVVYLLSGGPDAKKGSMSGGLGMDLATTTAIYSVYLSMVYLLAMPGGWLGDRVWGPRKTVAIAAVTIMAGHAVLALPGGQAPFFAGLALVALGSGLLKANISTMVGHLYKGPDDPRRDGGFTIFYMGINMGAFFAPLIIGTVGQQVSWHLGFGLAAVGMAIGLAAFLIGTRNLSPQSNVVPKPLDAAERASWLRKGLTWLAVAAVFYGIVGFSGHFTLNWAMIPLTVIGLVIPAGVLLRIKRDKELSAVEQSRMTGYIWFFVAAAAFWMIYDQGGSTVQAFGETKTSSSLLGFGFPSSWYQSLNPVFIMALAPVFAWFWLWLSRKGKEPSTVAKFAAALFFIGVSFFFFLLPLGMANGDTLVSPMWLVGIYLIQTVGELCLSPVGLSVTTKMAPAKYASQMMGVWFLAVTAGDSITSLLSNPAVAGVDLSGTGAVALEAVLAALAGVAVYMYRRKVQSLMGDVH from the coding sequence ATGGCGTCCAGCCTGACGAAGGACTCGGTCCATCCGGGCACACCCGGTTCCGAGAAGACCTTCTTCGGCCACCCCCGCGGCCTGGCCACACTCTTCATGACCGAGATGTGGGAGCGCTTCAGCTTCTACGGTATGCGGGCCCTTCTCGTCGTGTACCTGCTCTCCGGCGGCCCCGACGCCAAGAAGGGGAGCATGAGCGGTGGGCTCGGCATGGATCTGGCCACCACCACCGCCATCTACTCCGTCTACCTGTCGATGGTGTACCTGCTCGCCATGCCCGGCGGGTGGCTGGGCGACCGTGTCTGGGGCCCCCGCAAGACGGTGGCGATCGCCGCGGTCACGATCATGGCGGGTCACGCGGTGCTGGCGCTGCCCGGCGGCCAGGCGCCCTTCTTCGCCGGTCTCGCGCTGGTCGCGCTCGGCTCCGGCCTGCTGAAGGCCAACATCTCCACCATGGTCGGCCACCTCTACAAAGGCCCGGACGACCCGCGCCGCGACGGTGGCTTCACGATCTTCTACATGGGCATCAACATGGGTGCCTTCTTCGCGCCGCTCATCATCGGCACCGTCGGCCAGCAGGTCAGCTGGCACCTGGGCTTCGGCCTCGCCGCCGTGGGCATGGCGATCGGCCTCGCGGCCTTCCTCATCGGCACCCGGAACCTGAGCCCGCAGAGCAACGTCGTGCCCAAGCCGCTGGACGCCGCCGAGCGTGCCTCCTGGCTGCGCAAGGGCCTGACCTGGCTCGCCGTCGCCGCCGTCTTCTACGGCATCGTCGGCTTCTCCGGCCACTTCACCCTGAACTGGGCGATGATCCCGCTCACCGTCATCGGTCTGGTCATCCCGGCCGGCGTCCTGCTGCGCATCAAGCGCGACAAGGAACTGTCGGCCGTCGAGCAGTCCAGGATGACCGGCTACATCTGGTTCTTCGTCGCGGCCGCCGCCTTCTGGATGATCTACGACCAGGGCGGTTCCACGGTCCAGGCGTTCGGCGAGACCAAGACCTCCTCCTCGCTGCTGGGCTTCGGCTTCCCGTCCTCCTGGTACCAGTCGCTGAACCCGGTGTTCATCATGGCGCTGGCCCCGGTCTTCGCCTGGTTCTGGCTGTGGCTGAGCCGCAAGGGCAAGGAGCCGAGCACCGTCGCGAAGTTCGCGGCCGCCCTGTTCTTCATCGGCGTCTCGTTCTTCTTCTTCCTGCTGCCGCTGGGCATGGCCAACGGTGACACCCTGGTCAGCCCGATGTGGCTGGTCGGCATCTACCTGATCCAGACCGTCGGCGAGCTGTGCCTCTCCCCGGTCGGCCTGTCGGTGACGACGAAGATGGCGCCGGCCAAGTACGCCAGCCAGATGATGGGCGTGTGGTTCCTCGCGGTCACCGCGGGCGACTCCATCACCAGCCTGCTGTCCAACCCCGCCGTGGCCGGGGTCGACCTCAGCGGCACGGGGGCGGTCGCCCTGGAGGCGGTCCTCGCCGCCCTCGCCGGTGTCGCGGTCTACATGTACCGCCGGAAGGTGCAGTCCCTGATGGGCGACGTCCACTGA
- a CDS encoding STAS domain-containing protein, which yields MDRGTVGSAQSGRLLVEVRQEGSSAVVTPAGELDHHTADLLREPLEECLDKGRSRLVVDCSRLEFCDSTGLNVLLGARLKAEAAGGGVHLAGMLPVVARVFEITGADAVFTVHDSLEDALADEAG from the coding sequence ATGGACCGCGGGACGGTCGGCAGCGCACAGTCGGGCCGGCTTCTGGTGGAGGTGCGGCAAGAGGGCTCCAGTGCCGTCGTGACGCCGGCGGGTGAGCTCGATCACCACACGGCCGACCTGCTGCGCGAACCACTCGAGGAGTGCCTCGACAAGGGGCGCTCGCGCCTGGTGGTGGACTGTTCACGCCTGGAGTTCTGCGACTCCACGGGGCTGAACGTGCTGCTGGGCGCGCGGCTGAAGGCGGAGGCGGCCGGAGGGGGTGTGCATCTGGCCGGGATGCTGCCGGTGGTGGCCCGCGTGTTCGAGATCACAGGGGCGGATGCGGTCTTCACCGTGCACGACTCCCTGGAGGATGCCCTGGCCGACGAGGCCGGCTGA
- a CDS encoding RNA polymerase sigma factor SigF: MEDIMSPRLDASHTQMATSASPAEHLDPIEFHDVRAERADQADALAGLPDIPPYDEVAPDDARALSKALFERLESLEEGTHAYSYVRNTLVELNLALVKFAASRFRSRSEPMEDIIQVGTIGLIKAIDRFELSRGVEFPTFAMPTIIGEIKRFFRDTSWSVRVPRRLQELRLDLAKAGDELAQRLDRAPTVAELAEHLGLSNDEVVEGMAASNAYTASSLDAQPEEDDSEGALADRIGYEDHGLEGIEYVEALKPLIAQLPSRDRKILSLRFVANMTQSEIGEELGISQMHVSRLLSRTLGQLRKGLTLEE; encoded by the coding sequence ATGGAGGACATCATGTCACCCCGGCTCGACGCATCGCATACCCAGATGGCGACGTCGGCATCCCCAGCGGAGCACCTGGATCCCATCGAGTTCCACGACGTACGCGCCGAGCGGGCCGATCAGGCCGACGCACTGGCCGGACTCCCGGACATCCCCCCGTACGACGAAGTGGCCCCCGACGACGCCCGGGCCTTGTCCAAGGCCCTCTTCGAGCGGCTGGAGTCCCTCGAGGAAGGCACCCACGCCTACTCGTACGTCCGCAACACGCTCGTCGAGCTGAACCTCGCGCTCGTCAAGTTCGCCGCCTCCCGCTTCCGCTCCCGCAGCGAGCCGATGGAGGACATCATCCAGGTCGGCACCATCGGCCTGATCAAGGCGATCGACCGGTTCGAACTGTCCCGGGGCGTGGAGTTCCCGACGTTCGCGATGCCCACCATCATCGGGGAGATCAAGCGCTTCTTCCGCGACACCTCGTGGTCCGTGCGCGTCCCGCGCCGGCTCCAGGAACTGCGCCTCGACCTCGCCAAGGCCGGTGACGAACTGGCCCAGCGGCTCGATCGCGCCCCGACGGTCGCCGAACTCGCCGAGCACCTCGGCCTGTCCAACGACGAGGTGGTGGAAGGCATGGCCGCCTCGAACGCCTACACCGCGTCGTCGCTGGACGCCCAGCCCGAGGAGGACGACTCCGAGGGCGCCCTCGCGGACCGCATCGGCTACGAGGACCACGGGCTCGAAGGCATCGAGTACGTCGAGGCGTTGAAGCCGCTGATCGCCCAACTGCCCTCCCGGGACCGGAAGATCCTGTCCCTGCGGTTCGTGGCCAATATGACCCAGTCGGAGATCGGCGAGGAACTCGGCATCTCGCAGATGCACGTCTCCCGGCTGCTCTCCCGGACGCTCGGACAACTGCGCAAGGGCCTGACACTCGAAGAGTGA
- a CDS encoding GtrA family protein: MEHGSSGHRPEPSAPRGALRRHVDQLWRELVKFGAVGGAGLLVNLLVFNLVRHVTGLQVVRASVIATVVAIVFNYVGFRYFTYRDRDKSGRTRELTLFLLFSVVGLVIENGVLYLATYGFGWDSPLQSNVFKFLGIGIATLFRFWSYRTWVFRTLPARQAVAGAESFLQTESKKPRREAVR; the protein is encoded by the coding sequence ATGGAACATGGTTCCTCGGGGCATCGACCGGAGCCCTCGGCACCCCGCGGCGCGCTGCGCAGGCACGTGGACCAGCTGTGGCGCGAGCTCGTGAAGTTCGGCGCGGTGGGCGGAGCCGGGCTGCTGGTCAACCTGCTCGTGTTCAACCTGGTGCGGCACGTGACCGGACTTCAGGTGGTGCGGGCCAGTGTCATCGCGACCGTCGTCGCCATCGTCTTCAACTACGTCGGCTTCCGCTACTTCACGTACCGGGACCGCGACAAGAGCGGGCGCACCCGGGAACTGACGCTGTTCCTGCTGTTCAGCGTGGTCGGCCTGGTGATCGAGAACGGCGTGCTGTACCTGGCGACGTACGGCTTCGGCTGGGACAGCCCGCTGCAGAGCAACGTCTTCAAGTTCCTCGGCATCGGCATCGCGACCCTGTTCCGCTTCTGGTCGTACCGCACCTGGGTCTTCCGCACCCTGCCGGCCCGGCAGGCCGTGGCGGGCGCGGAGTCCTTCCTCCAGACCGAGTCGAAGAAGCCCCGGCGCGAGGCCGTCCGCTAG
- a CDS encoding ATP-binding protein, whose translation MRRRLIQSTLAVVLVVIAVFGVSLVIVETRTISSSAQERVDSEALRLASIVDSRLLGAATVNADVLRNQMADGQYAVIGIPGKQPIKVGAKPSGDVIHSTAKGEQGETVRVEEPRSSVTREVGRTLLIIGLVALLAVVAAVLLAVRQANRLASPLTDLAETAERLGSGDPRPRHKRYGVPELDRVADVLDGSAERIARMLTAERRLAADASHQLRTPLTALSMRLEEITLTDDPDTVKEEANVALAQVERLTDVVDRLLTNSRDPRTGSAVSFDLDEVIQQQIAEWRPAYRSVGRAIVSSGKRHLQAVGTPGAVAQVLAALIENSLMHGGGTVALRTRVTGNQAVVEVTDEGSGVPADLGARIFERTISGRNSTGIGLAVARDLAEADGGRLELLQAQPPVFGLFLSRTPPPKKQSEDHPTVR comes from the coding sequence ATGCGCCGCCGACTGATCCAGTCCACGCTTGCCGTGGTGCTCGTCGTGATCGCCGTTTTCGGCGTGTCCCTGGTGATCGTCGAGACCCGCACCATCAGCAGCAGCGCCCAGGAGCGGGTCGACTCCGAGGCGCTGCGGCTGGCCAGCATCGTCGACAGCAGGCTGCTCGGCGCGGCGACGGTCAACGCCGACGTTCTGCGCAACCAGATGGCCGACGGCCAGTACGCCGTGATCGGCATCCCCGGGAAGCAGCCCATCAAGGTCGGCGCCAAACCGTCCGGCGACGTGATCCACTCCACGGCCAAGGGAGAGCAGGGCGAGACCGTCCGGGTGGAGGAGCCCCGTTCCTCGGTGACCCGCGAGGTCGGCCGCACCCTGCTGATCATCGGCCTGGTGGCGCTGCTCGCGGTGGTCGCCGCGGTGCTGCTCGCCGTCCGTCAGGCCAACCGGCTCGCCTCCCCGCTGACTGACCTCGCCGAGACCGCCGAGCGCCTCGGATCCGGCGACCCGCGCCCCCGCCACAAGCGCTACGGCGTCCCGGAGCTGGACCGGGTCGCGGACGTGCTCGACGGATCGGCGGAGCGCATCGCCCGCATGCTGACCGCCGAGCGGCGGCTCGCCGCCGACGCCTCCCACCAGCTGCGTACGCCGCTGACCGCGCTGTCCATGCGCCTGGAGGAGATCACCCTCACCGACGACCCGGACACGGTGAAGGAGGAGGCCAACGTCGCGCTCGCCCAGGTCGAGCGGCTGACCGACGTGGTGGACCGCCTGCTGACCAACTCCCGCGACCCCCGTACCGGCTCCGCCGTCTCCTTCGACCTCGACGAGGTCATCCAGCAGCAGATCGCCGAGTGGCGTCCCGCCTACCGCAGCGTCGGCCGGGCGATCGTCAGCTCCGGAAAGCGGCACCTCCAGGCCGTGGGCACGCCGGGCGCCGTCGCACAGGTGCTGGCCGCGCTGATCGAGAACTCCCTGATGCACGGCGGCGGCACGGTGGCGCTGCGCACTCGCGTGACCGGCAACCAGGCCGTGGTGGAGGTCACCGACGAGGGCTCCGGCGTCCCCGCCGACCTGGGCGCCCGTATCTTCGAGCGCACCATCAGCGGCCGCAACTCCACGGGCATCGGGCTCGCCGTCGCCCGCGATCTCGCCGAGGCCGACGGCGGCCGCCTGGAGCTGCTCCAGGCCCAGCCGCCCGTCTTCGGCCTGTTCCTGTCCCGCACCCCGCCGCCGAAGAAGCAGTCGGAGGACCACCCGACGGTGCGCTGA
- a CDS encoding RICIN domain-containing protein, whose product MARADGSDDGVETGDTGGGPHADASDARLTELLRADTATVCPALRELRARHLPRVLAHARHCTAGEPAARRLAAQAFTLAARATARGAEPGVPVRLRLLLLTARLTAAWARDERSGGVDAGLLLVLNTAGPEGSVPPLLAAFRSLPTRVQGLVWYGIVEQEPEERTAGFLGLTRQDVVHDTPQALKALAQACLRARLAASDDPRCGDFRRLIEEAVRPDHPRASLDLHTHMARCDHCSAAFEEQSALRDHPRTTLAEGLLPWGGAAYVAQRPADPPPGARARPSAWPPSRRYALASAALGMALTPLLLFLLTSNDGTPHQRAAGAVPVPTPPVRVTVTATVSAPPPAPSPSATSRPPSRHPAPEPTPRHSRTAHPKPPPGPSPSPVHPPGPAYAQVVNAASGLCLDVAGDFGNGTDVVTAPCGSASSQRWRFDASRQVLQSAADPEFCLDSRGSVDNGVGIWKCSSVDGRNGRNLRFTVDPDGVIVPAIAAGAALTPHPDGYVSLDPRGGGTAQKWRAGSA is encoded by the coding sequence ATGGCTCGGGCCGACGGGAGCGACGACGGCGTCGAGACCGGGGACACGGGCGGCGGACCGCACGCGGACGCCTCCGACGCACGGCTCACCGAACTGCTGCGCGCCGACACCGCGACCGTCTGTCCGGCGCTGCGCGAACTGCGCGCCCGCCACCTGCCCCGGGTCCTCGCCCACGCCCGGCACTGCACCGCCGGCGAGCCGGCGGCCCGCCGGCTCGCGGCGCAGGCCTTCACCCTCGCCGCCCGCGCGACGGCGCGCGGTGCGGAGCCGGGCGTACCGGTCCGGCTGCGCCTGCTACTGCTCACCGCCCGGCTGACCGCCGCCTGGGCGCGCGACGAGCGGTCCGGCGGCGTGGACGCCGGGCTGTTGCTGGTCCTGAACACGGCCGGCCCCGAGGGCTCCGTACCGCCCCTGCTCGCCGCCTTCCGGTCGCTGCCGACCCGCGTCCAGGGCCTGGTCTGGTACGGGATCGTGGAGCAGGAACCCGAGGAGCGGACCGCCGGGTTCCTCGGTCTCACCCGCCAGGACGTGGTGCACGACACCCCGCAGGCGCTCAAGGCATTGGCCCAGGCCTGTCTGAGGGCACGTCTGGCCGCGTCGGACGACCCGCGCTGCGGCGACTTCCGCCGGCTCATCGAGGAGGCGGTACGACCGGACCACCCCCGCGCGAGCCTGGACCTGCACACCCACATGGCGCGCTGCGACCACTGCTCCGCCGCTTTCGAGGAGCAGTCCGCCCTGCGCGACCACCCACGCACCACGCTGGCCGAGGGCCTGCTGCCCTGGGGTGGCGCCGCCTACGTCGCACAGCGTCCGGCCGATCCGCCGCCGGGGGCCCGGGCGCGGCCCTCCGCCTGGCCGCCCTCCCGCCGCTACGCGCTGGCCTCGGCGGCGCTCGGCATGGCCCTCACGCCGCTGCTGCTGTTCCTGCTCACCTCGAACGACGGCACACCGCACCAGCGGGCGGCGGGCGCGGTGCCCGTGCCCACGCCGCCGGTGCGGGTCACGGTGACGGCCACGGTGTCGGCGCCCCCGCCCGCGCCCTCCCCGTCAGCGACCTCCCGGCCGCCCTCCCGGCATCCGGCCCCCGAACCGACGCCGCGCCACTCCCGGACGGCGCACCCGAAGCCGCCGCCCGGCCCGTCGCCCTCGCCGGTGCATCCGCCCGGCCCGGCCTACGCGCAGGTGGTGAACGCCGCCTCGGGCCTCTGCCTGGACGTGGCCGGCGACTTCGGCAACGGCACGGACGTCGTCACCGCTCCGTGCGGGTCCGCGTCCAGCCAGCGCTGGCGGTTCGACGCCTCACGCCAGGTGCTCCAGTCGGCGGCGGACCCCGAATTCTGCCTGGACAGCCGCGGCTCGGTGGACAACGGCGTCGGCATCTGGAAGTGCTCGTCGGTCGACGGCAGGAACGGGCGCAATCTGCGCTTCACCGTCGACCCGGACGGCGTGATCGTCCCGGCCATCGCCGCCGGGGCCGCCCTCACCCCGCACCCGGACGGCTACGTCTCCCTCGACCCGCGCGGCGGAGGTACGGCGCAGAAGTGGCGGGCGGGCAGCGCCTGA
- the purE gene encoding 5-(carboxyamino)imidazole ribonucleotide mutase, whose amino-acid sequence MSPVVGIVMGSDSDWPVMEAAAEALDEFEISYEVDVVSAHRMPREMIAYGERAADRGLKAIIAGAGGAAHLPGMLASVTPLPVIGVPVPLKYLDGMDSLLSIVQMPAGVPVATVSVGGARNAGLLAARILAAHDEELLARMREFQQELNDQATEKGKRLRAKVENSGAFGFGTGK is encoded by the coding sequence ATGAGCCCAGTTGTTGGCATCGTCATGGGATCGGACTCCGACTGGCCCGTCATGGAGGCCGCCGCCGAGGCGCTCGACGAGTTCGAGATCTCCTACGAGGTGGACGTCGTCTCCGCGCACCGCATGCCGCGCGAGATGATCGCGTACGGCGAGCGCGCGGCGGACCGCGGGCTGAAGGCGATCATCGCGGGCGCGGGCGGGGCGGCCCACCTGCCCGGCATGCTCGCCTCCGTCACCCCGCTGCCGGTGATCGGCGTGCCCGTCCCGCTGAAGTACCTGGACGGCATGGACTCGCTGCTCTCGATCGTGCAGATGCCCGCCGGGGTCCCGGTGGCGACCGTGTCCGTCGGCGGCGCCCGCAACGCGGGTCTGCTCGCCGCCCGGATCCTCGCCGCGCACGACGAGGAACTGCTCGCCCGGATGCGGGAGTTCCAGCAGGAGCTGAACGACCAGGCCACCGAGAAGGGCAAGCGGCTGCGCGCCAAGGTCGAGAACTCCGGCGCCTTCGGCTTCGGCACGGGGAAGTGA
- a CDS encoding 5-(carboxyamino)imidazole ribonucleotide synthase yields MTFPVVGMVGGGQLARMTHEAGIPLGIRFKLLSDTPQDSAAQVVSDVVIGDYRDLDTLRAFARGCDVITFDHEHVPTELLRALEADGIPVRPGPDALVHAQDKGVMRAKLDAIGVPCPRHRIVSDPRDVAAFAAEGDGFPVVLKTVRGGYDGKGVWVVDSVEEAAEPFRAGVPVLAEEKVDFVRELAANVVRSPHGQAVAYPVVESQQVNGVCDTVIAPAPDLDEGLALQAEQLALTIAKELGVVGHLAVELFQTRNEDGSSSVLVNELAMRPHNSGHWSMDGAITSQFANHVRAVLDLPLGDPRPRAKWTVMVNVLGGDYPDMYSAYLHCMARDPQLKIHMYGKDVKPGRKVGHVNTYGDDLDDVLERARHAAGYLRGTITE; encoded by the coding sequence GTGACGTTCCCGGTAGTCGGCATGGTCGGCGGTGGCCAGCTCGCTCGTATGACACACGAGGCGGGCATCCCGTTGGGCATCAGGTTCAAGCTCCTCAGTGACACTCCCCAGGACTCCGCGGCGCAGGTGGTGAGCGACGTCGTCATCGGCGACTACCGCGACCTGGACACGCTGCGCGCGTTCGCGCGGGGCTGCGACGTGATCACCTTCGATCACGAGCACGTCCCCACCGAGCTCCTGCGGGCCCTGGAGGCGGACGGCATCCCCGTACGCCCCGGCCCCGACGCGCTCGTGCACGCCCAGGACAAGGGCGTGATGCGTGCGAAGCTCGACGCGATCGGTGTGCCGTGCCCGCGGCACCGCATCGTGAGCGATCCGCGGGACGTGGCCGCGTTCGCGGCCGAGGGCGACGGTTTCCCCGTGGTCCTCAAGACCGTCCGCGGCGGCTACGACGGCAAGGGCGTGTGGGTGGTCGACTCCGTCGAGGAGGCCGCCGAGCCCTTCCGTGCCGGCGTGCCCGTCCTCGCGGAGGAGAAGGTCGACTTCGTCCGCGAGCTGGCCGCCAACGTCGTACGCTCCCCGCACGGCCAGGCCGTGGCCTACCCGGTCGTGGAGTCGCAGCAGGTGAACGGCGTCTGCGACACCGTGATAGCCCCGGCCCCCGACCTGGACGAGGGCCTCGCGCTCCAGGCCGAGCAGCTCGCGCTGACCATCGCCAAGGAACTCGGTGTCGTCGGCCACCTCGCCGTCGAGCTGTTCCAGACCCGCAATGAGGACGGGTCCTCCAGTGTCCTCGTCAACGAGCTGGCGATGCGCCCGCACAACTCCGGCCACTGGTCGATGGACGGCGCCATCACCTCCCAGTTCGCCAACCACGTCCGCGCGGTCCTCGACCTGCCGCTGGGCGACCCCCGCCCGCGCGCCAAGTGGACCGTCATGGTGAACGTCCTCGGCGGCGACTACCCGGACATGTACTCCGCGTACCTGCACTGCATGGCCCGTGACCCCCAGCTCAAGATCCACATGTATGGCAAGGACGTGAAGCCCGGCCGCAAGGTCGGCCACGTCAACACCTACGGCGACGACCTGGACGACGTGCTGGAACGCGCCCGTCACGCAGCCGGCTACCTGAGAGGCACCATCACCGAATGA